CTTGACACTTTCATATCTATATTTGTGCGCGTACTAGAATCTTTACATAACATGATACATTCCTTTCAACTGTGAcgtattattttttatcttgacgtattttattcattttgatATGCTCTTTCTAATCTTGATCgtcatcattttcacttGTGTCTTGCTCATTTCTCGTAGACGATCTATGCATTAAACATCTTTCTCTCATTTGCTGCATGAGATTCTCTATAATCTTCTGGTTTGTGTCATGCGTCTGTACCCCATTAAGTATGGTGAAACATCTAAGTAAATCAGTGCCTTGCAAGTAATTTGAATCCGTGctattttcatttgcttTCTCATCGTCATTCGGACTTGTAGACTTGTCCGCATTCACTATGGCGGTGTTGTCGGATTTGTCCGCGTCTTCAAAATTATCAACGATTCTAGTTTCCCGAAAGTTAACATTTGATACCATTGCACCAATGACACCATCATGCTCtcgttttctttcattttccgTTTCCACTTGTCTATTGACCTGGTATAAAGGAATAATCACCTGATCCCTGAAAGCCGCAAGAATCAGGTCCGACATAACTACGTCATTATCTGAAATCGTCTGATCTGATCCATTGTTATAGCCACCCAGTGCGGATGCTTTTGCTTCGTTTTTGTTGATTGGCAAAAATACTCCTTGAAGATaaaagtatatttttctGTAGAACAAATTCCAAAGCAGTAAACAACTTTTCTCAAAGTTATCATCTGATAGATATGAAGAGAAACTCATATCGGCGGTGTTTGTGAATGATCGACTATTGTTTGTGCATTCGGATCCTGGCAGGGATCGTATCTTCATGattttatcattttgatCGTAGTAAAGTAAGGATAGTGTTGTTGTCATACCAACCTTAAGAAATTCTTGAACCTCCTCGTAAATCCGTCTACTTCCATTTACACAATTTGTATTTAATACATCATTAGTCTCAGCGGGAGATGATGTATTACTCGGAAAACCAAATGTTGGTGACGGCGCAGTAATAGGAGTATAAGGAGAGGAGCTTAAGCGATTATTATATGAATCCATACTCATTGCCGTACTTTGAACAGATGCTTCATTATGATTCCATTGCATGGCATTATTTGAGCTTTCGATATTTCCGGGAGAGCGCAACTTCTGATAAAGGTAAACTAGTTTGTTGATCTTCTCCATTGGAGCCTTTAGCCTATCTCCTTTGAATAAAGGGTTAACtaaagaacaaaaaattgcCCAAGACTCGTCTGCAACGTTTTCTCTGTCAATGCTAAATGCATCATAGTCTTCCgaattcatatttttcctAGAAGCATCGGCAGTACCCAATTCTTCTAACTCCTTTAGAACAGATTGAAGATCATTTGTGGAAAATGTATTATTTGCCGCCGACGGACGAAAAGAGTATCTTGTTTCAGCTTGTCCTCTACGAGTTACCTTCGAATtggaatttgaagatgacTTTAACGAATCTTTACGTGACCTAAGTAGGTACATGTGCGAATGCGCCTTCATCCAGTTCTTTGCTGGTTGTGTGGCGGCTTGAACTTTTCCTGGTAGTGTGTCGGATGAGCCATTGTTTAATCTATAAGCCGCTATTCGTTCGACTTCTTTGGAGGTTCTAGCAAGCGGTGATTTCGTATCCTTTGAAACGGATGGAAGAAGCGATGTTTGAATGGATAAATTGTCGTGACCCTTCAAGTTTTGGACATTCAGCAGTGTTGCCGTGTCAGAATAGTTCTTCTCTCCTAAAGTTGCAGATGAGTTATTCGatttaatattgaaaatggaaCCTTTGTTGGAATCCATTGTGGATTGTCGATGAAATCTACTGGCAGTCCTTGTCAACAAGTTGCCAAATCGAGTGGTAGATGATGAGGTTTTAAGACCAGGAAGCTTCTTTATTGGCTGTTGTCTTAccaatgatgatgaggaattGGCGAACGGCTCAACTACTGTACTGCTATAACTTGTACTGCCAGAACTTTTATCCTCATTTGATCTATTTGCGGAAAGAGAGCCAATATCATCTTTGATATGAAGAGCATTTTGTGTTTTGCTTCGAAGTCTCCCATACAAAGTACCACGATGCTGCTTTGAAATGGCGTTTGATTGAGCGGTTCCTTGTTTCTGGGATATACCAGATAAAGATAAACGATGTCTTTGAAACGAAGACGGGGGCTCAGTTGGTAATCCTCGAATATTGTTGAATTCCACATTATTTATGCTTGGTGCTGGTAGACTGACACGATCGGAAGCATCAGGCGGCACATCAATTGTCAATGGGGGAggctttcttcctcttctctGGATATGATCAAATTTTAAAGTCTCAGGCACCATCGTACCGCTTGATTCCTCAGCAGTTGAATTAATATATGAGCGAGAACTCTCTACTGTATCTCTGGAATCGTTGAATGCTGAAGAAGTGCTTAGATGCCGTATTGAAGCTTTTGAAGTGTTGGATGAACGCCGTGAAGAAATAACGTGCGGcaaatgaaatattccTGATACTCTTCTGAAATGCTcatgatgatgttgatgatgagggAGACGTTGTGTGGTGGACATAAATGAAGGCGGGGAGCTATTTGCCGAAGAATTGATTGCCATTGCTCGAATATAAGGCGATATGCCATATACAACGCTATTGATTATGAACAGAACCGCAAGATATAACCGTCTTGATAAAACACAAGCTCAATCCTGATAAAACCTTATTATGAAGGCACAAAAAACCACAGATTTTCTTCGAATACAGGAGATAGGTCCCTTAATTAAGTAAATTGACCGTATATGCGGAGATATACACATTATACTTAGTCGATTCATCAactatatattatattttggCACAAAGCAAAGCCAACTTTTGCGCGATTCCCGACTAAAAATACGGGGGTCTCAAAATTTCTCCATATACTAAGGCACCGCCAATTAGACTTAATAATAATCAATTCATCACTTTTCATGTGAATGGCTAAAACACATAGAAATAGGTCAATTGTTCAAAAGGTTATTTGCTTTAATCTAATCAATTCTTTCAAGAGGTTTGATTAGGACATTAGAGCAATAGACGCTTTTTTGACATTCAACGTTGTTAGTTCATTCATTTCATATTCAATATGCATCCATCTCAGACTGATCCATATGACAACTTGTCCATTAGTGCAGTAAAGCAGAAGCATAAGCTCTCCAAGAAGGCTTCTAAAATGTTCATTACCGCTGAAAGCATAATCCCTGACGGTCTATTGGATCGACAAGAACCAATTTCATCTTTAACCGCAGAGAATGtagaaaatacagaaaCAGGTTTCATTTCAGAGCAACCATCTTTATACGAAGAATCTATTGAACCGGATAACCAACAGATTaagaagataaaatcaACCGGGGTGTTAAATACTGAAACTGGAGGACCAAGACTGGAGATTAACAAAGGTGATAATCAAACGTCTCACcacaaacaaaatataagcACAGATGAGCCAACTGTGACTTGGTCAAATACGGGAAGTCATTCATCAAGCATTAATATTACAAATAGCAATGGTGCATTTGTCGACTCGCCAAGTTTTCTTTCCCCATACATTAACGATACACAAAATCATACATCTAGTGGGTCTTTAGAGCAATCTTCAATACTGGATAGGTTGTCATTGGTAGAGTCTGTTACGCACACACCTTCATCCTGTGCATCTATGGCACCATTCACAAATTTTGGTTTTACACCTGATTTCTCTGATCACAAAGCGACCGAAAGGGtgttcttttccaaaaaaaagcatttcttTATCCTCTCTTCCGCTGGAAAACCGATTTATTCGATGAATGGCTGCGATGACATTGTTACAGTCTATGCTGGCATTATACAAACAatagtttcattttttcagTATCATCCTGACGGTAGTTCTCAACATATTCATTCCGTCACGGCCAAAGACGGCATTGGTAAAACGGTGAAATTAGTATTTGCAGATCGATCTCCAATTTTATTGATGACCTCATCATCGACTGGGGAGTCAGATGCTCAATTGGCTCAGCAACTTGATATAATATACAGCTTTCTTATTGCAACACTCAGCAAACCTCATATTGAGAAGGTCTATGAGAAAAGGGACAACTTTGATTTGAGGAGCATTTTGGGAAAAGCTGATATTTCATGCTTGGACGCCATTTGTAACGATTTAACAAATTTTGGGAATCCTGGTGCCATTGTTGGTGGTCTTGAATGTCTTAATATCAGGCATAAAACCAGAAAGAAGTTGGATGGCATTTTTCTGAAGCATAGGTCTGAAAACTTGCTATATGGGTTGCTAGTGGCACCAAATGGAAGATTGGTCAGTGTGCTTAGGCCAAGACTACACACTCTTCATTCATTGGATCTTATGTTGCTATTCTCGATGATCTACAACACCAATACTTTCAAGTCAACTGTTGAAGAAGGTACCGACCATCCCAGCGGTACTATGCCTTTAGCGACAAATGAGGACTTTTGGGTCCCGATATGTCTGCCAAAATTTAATCCTAACGGATTTCTCTACGCTTTCATTCAACTCGTAGAGATGAAAGATGAGCTATTGCTAAAATTGCACGATCTAAACACCGATGTACTTGGAAATCAATATTCATATGCCAATAACAACTTAGGTAAGGGAACACAGCTGGCTGTTATTCTAATCAGTGTCTTCAAAGACACATTTTTTGAGATGAGAAAAGCTTCCCATGCCATAGTCCAGGATATTAAACTCAATAGAACTATATTCAGAGAGTTGTATAAATCTGTGGTCGGAACACAGGGGTCGGATGGTACCACTGGTTTCCCAAATGGTCGAGTTTCACCAATTGAAATACCTGCTCCATTAATCAAgcattttatatttaaaagCAGGCGCTATACACAATTTGTATCTTCTAATTTACAAGGCAGCAAGGTTGAGATGAGAACGCAGGATGACATTAAAGTCAAAGGTCAGATCATGGAGTTATATTCACATCTGAGATCAAGGCAAATGCAGAATGTCTCCATTAAGGCTACCGGAAACCAGGTTGAGGGAATTGGTAACACGTTAAGCACAAGTCAAAAGGAGAAATACGTGGATATTATTGAATGGAGTGTTAATGGTGACTTGGTAACCGGAGTTTTAATATCATCGCCATCCTATGATCTATATGCCATAAGTAATGGGGTGTGATTAATAGGGCCAGTCTTTTGAAGTCCTGCAAAAGGATTGTTAGATGGTGTTTAGATAATTCAGACAGGTTGCTTATAAAAACAGGGGCAACATTTTAACCACTAATGTTAACTTTTCTAATATTCAGTcattaaatataaaattcATAAAATAACCCAACGACATCGCAGAAACTTGCTCACCATTATAGCGTAAACCAATGAACAAGAAGgacaaaagaaatatagaaaaggaaaatgtgTACCTAAACAACGATCATGGCATGAGAGTAGTGTGTGCCGTTATGTAACTCTCGACCAGCCCTCTAAAATGTGAGAAAGCACttaaaacaacaaaaacgTGAAAGATCTGATGCGAATGTCCCCATATATCGAATTTTCCTGGTCTAAATCTTTCCGGAATTCTCAATGCATACAACACTGCACCTGTGATATATCCAACGCCTTCACCCACAACATACCAGAAGCCACAGCGGTGAACAGACGCCTCAAAGCCATATCTATATATTCCATAACCAATTGGCAAAAGTGCAGATAAACCGAAAGCGATAAACATAAGGGCTCTGAAAGGTCTCCATTCGTTAGACTTAAATTCTGGCCTCAAACTGGTGATTAGACAAGACACACCGAAAAGGAAGGTAATAGCCAGAAATATGAATCTTGGAATAGGAGAATCAATATATCCATAATATATTATACCAATCATTGATGTAATGACAAGAACCACGATGCCCGCATAATCAATACTATTACCCATATTAGCCACTTTAAGCGAATGAACCTTGATTGTATGGAAAACTGCCGAGCACGAAAGGCATGTCATGAAcccaaaaaagaaaagtccGAAAATCAACTTGTCGGTACCATTTGTGTTTTCAAACTTTGGAATCGAGACAATTGCAGATGGTATAAAGCCTATGAAATTGTCATTGTTAACTCTTCTAAAAGGacgtaaaagaaaaaggacaaCCGGCATTAAAGTTCCAGGGACCAGATGTGTGTAGACATTGACCCATTCATTATTGAGATAGAAAAGTGACTTAAAGCATCTTCTGAAACTGTTTGTTTCTCTAACATATCCGCCCAGGATGAAATCGTTATCTCGCTGCCATAATGGCACCTCATCAATTGTGCATAATCCATGTGAATCGTAACTTTTATGCCTTATTAATGGTGTACGAGACATTTTGGAACGAGATTTGATGATAGAATATGGACGGTCTTCACTCACAGATGTAGACTGGGTTGCTGAATTCATTCTTAACAAATGATATTCTCTTTCCTGGGATGAATGGAAGGTTTATGCAGTGATTATCAATCGCTAACTCATCGATTAATCTTAGgacttttcaaaatacaTGATATGGTGCGGTGAACATCTATTTTATAGAAGGAACGAAGATTCGTTTTGTTAAGCAGGATTCTAAAATGTTCCGGAACGGTAAATAAAATGTTGGGTAGGAGAAATTTggatatattttgaagcGCAACAGTCGTATACCTGCGGGCTAAAATTTCGCCGATAAGATTTCGGCCTAACAGGACTTGGGCCCTCTCCTAACTAAAAGctgccattttttttagacTGTTACGGGATAATGCGGGCAAGTATTTAAGGATGACACCATATCAAACAAAGGAGCTTCGGTGATAGATAATATCCAAAAGCATTCACAGCTTATTCCACCGGACTATGGATAAAACATTAaggtaaataaaattgtaATTACTCCGAGTTTGAAGATAATACAGTTCGTGATGTAAAATATTTTACAATTacatcaatatttgaagacaTTTTGCTGATAGTGATGTATTCattcctttattttcagGGTCAAGCTAAGCGTGAGATGAGAGCATATACTTCTCACCGAGATATTATATtctaaatttatttttatttttttttaccttggtatattttttatttttttgcgtgTCTCGTTCGCTACGATCTTGATGAAAATCCGGTTTTCGATAGGCCAGTCGATAAACAATATTGTACAGAAGCagaatgaaaatttaaaaatcTTGATACGGAACTGCAACAAGCCACTGATACTAGATAAATACTCTTGCTTTCAGGTGTAACACGATTTCttgtcaaaaaaagtacaaaaatgaagtcaagacaagaaaaagtgTTGCTAAGTCTCCTTAATGCACCGGGAAACCGTAATCAGTGCTGTGAGTGTTCATCCTCATACCCTACGTGGGCTTCGTGCAATTTGGGTATATTTCTTTGTGGAAAATGCGCATCTGCCCATCGTGCATTGGGAGAGGATGTCTCAGTTGTTAAATCGTTGAGTTTGGATACCTGGACTTCGGAAGAGCTCGATTTCATGGAGAGAATGGGTAATGACAGAAATCACCGTGTGTGGAATGCAAGACGGATTCCATTCCCGTTCAACGGAGAAGATAAGGATACAGTGATCTCATATCTCAGAGATAAGTACGTTTTGGGGAAGTTTAGGAACACACCAATCTCTGAAGAAGACTACCATCTGGATGTTTTAAACTCAGGGGACTTTGATAGGTCATATGGAGGAAGGAGAGATAGATTCAGAGATTACGAAGATAACGCCAGCTACACTTCTGGAAGTTCTGGAGGGTATGGCAGTCATAGAAGATCGTCCAGGTCAAGAAGTTATGCACGCTCGTATAGTTCGAGAAATGGAAGTAGTGCTTCATTGACCTTGCAGCACAGGCCTTCAACAGGtgaagaaaggagaaaatacGGAGATATGGCACGAAAGATGAAGTTTGACATGGGCTATGAGGATCTGGATCTTAACATAGAAGCTCTTAGTCGGACACACGGCAATTTAAGTCGTGCTGCAAGACTAGTTGAAAATGAGGGAAGTTCAAGTAGACGAGAGGACTCTGAAACGCCACCACCTTTGCCCCAAAGAAGGGATCAGGAAGGAAAGCATAGCGAAAGCAGCTCAAGCTTggcaaaaaagcagaatggAGAAACGTATGATTGGATTGATTCGAATCCGAGTACTTCTGCACAAGCTAGTACGCCAAGCAGTGCACCAAATAATAGCGGCGACAAGATATATCAGTATGTTGATCCAAATACAGGCATATACTACTACTTGGATAAAAATGGACAGCAGTATGTTGATCCAGCCCAAAGTCAGAGATTACAGATGCAACAGACAGCAGCTTATGGTGTTGCCGCCGGTGGTATGCCAACTTCAATGTTGGTAAATCCATCTGCTCCTACTGTTAATCCCGGAGCCAGTACTAGTTCTCTGACTTTGAATCAGTTGAAGCAACAGCAgcggcagcagcagcagcaacaacaacaacagcaattCCCGCAGCAGACCGGAATGTTTACATATATGCCTACGAATGCAATGCCTCAATTCCAAACAGGAGTTGCCCCTATGCAATTTGCAAATGGTGTTCCTCAGTACCAGCAGCCTCAGCAGCCTCAACAGCAAGCGCAATTCCAGCAGCAGAATAAATTTACAGGTTTCTGAGTGCTACTTATACTCAAAGGCGTTGGTTTACAAATTGATGCTCACAACTCACGATGTTGGTTTATTCAGATAAAATGGACAATAATTTGGTATTTTTACTTCTCACTGTAAGCGGTTGTAATCTAcgatttcttttccttgatTGTGATATTATCGGAAAAGATAAATTGACAAAAGGTATTGGAATCTATTAGAGATTGTAGGAATGACTTGATAATTGTTATATCGCTCTTTATTAGTATCATCATAGTTTCTCGAACGATCCTCACTTATATGTAACTTGGACTATTCACTTTTCGGAATACAAGTAGACAGGACAAGCACTGAGTACAACATGAAGGGGAACACCTAAAAATAGCAATGTCTCAAGTCCAATATTTATTCCCATTATTTAAGCAGGCTGATACAGATTGTACATTaaaggttatgaacgagATTTTTTTTKKTTCTTAGGAGTAGCCGCTAATCGtctaaaaaatttagaaatATGGCAATCTGAGTAGTGCATTCTCTGTATCAGATTCACGGCAAGCTTACCGTTTTAAGCGGTATTCCGTTTGGATTGCCACCCCATGCACTatgaataaatatatactTGAATAATCATAACCATCTTCATAAAATATGTTTTATCCGCACTATCACAGAGTTGttatcaatttttgttaGTATTATCTAGAGCCCAATACTTGCTTAATTTACTTTCAAATATATCGACGgttattatttattataagGGGTCAAAAGGCGCtctccaaattttttatcagtCTTTGTGTGGCTCCTTAATCTTCCCAATTTTGTACGCACATTTAGAAAGATAACATTTTATCTGGTACACCCCTTCACTTTAAAATGTTGCTGTGTATTACAGAGAAGCCGCCTGTATTCCttgttttgtatttgttCTGAATATCATGTAGTGCATTAGACTCCTTTAGCATTTGATAGCTTTCTCTACTATGTGTGAGCATGCACGATTGTCCGCGCCAGGTTACCTAATTGATCGGCATTCTCTCATATTCGTTATCAGTTAgtcattcatttttttttgtagctttcaattatattttttgcaCGCTAACTAAATCTAGCAGGACGCCATCCCTTTTcttaataataaaaaatattttatccCCTCTACTATGGCTCCAGATTTATTTATACTAAGCTCCCCCTCCCAACTTTACGTGCCATACCTTTACGACTCTTTTCCTTATCCCTTTCTAACATACTCTTGTTTCTCTTGTAGTAATTACTTTCTTCGATAACTACTAGTTGGTCCTTGCATGGTGTTACGCCATCTAAATGttatttcaaaaagcatataaaTCATTCTCTCCGGCTAGCATACAGAAAATTACACGGTCGTTGTAATCTCATGGTTACACCTGATTATAAATTTGATCAGCACTaatattctctttctgaGTCATAAACTTTTACAATTTCTGTGACTCAGTTGAAACACACATATACTTATACGTGATTGTTTCTCTTACTCTTA
This region of Brettanomyces bruxellensis chromosome 4, complete sequence genomic DNA includes:
- a CDS encoding uncharacterized protein (BUSCO:EOG092624JL); the protein is MHPSQTDPYDNLSISAVKQKHKLSKKASKMFITAESIIPDGLLDRQEPISSLTAENVENTETGFISEQPSLYEESIEPDNQQIKKIKSTGVLNTETGGPRLEINKGDNQTSHHKQNISTDEPTVTWSNTGSHSSSINITNSNGAFVDSPSFLSPYINDTQNHTSSGSLEQSSILDRLSLVESVTHTPSSCASMAPFTNFGFTPDFSDHKATERVFFSKKKHFFILSSAGKPIYSMNGCDDIVTVYAGIIQTIVSFFQYHPDGSSQHIHSVTAKDGIGKTVKLVFADRSPILLMTSSSTGESDAQLAQQLDIIYSFLIATLSKPHIEKVYEKRDNFDLRSILGKADISCLDAICNDLTNFGNPGAIVGGLECLNIRHKTRKKLDGIFLKHRSENLLYGLLVAPNGRLVSVLRPRLHTLHSLDLMLLFSMIYNTNTFKSTVEEGTDHPSGTMPLATNEDFWVPICLPKFNPNGFLYAFIQLVEMKDELLLKLHDLNTDVLGNQYSYANNNLGKGTQLAVILISVFKDTFFEMRKASHAIVQDIKLNRTIFRELYKSVVGTQGSDGTTGFPNGRVSPIEIPAPLIKHFIFKSRRYTQFVSSNLQGSKVEMRTQDDIKVKGQIMELYSHLRSRQMQNVSIKATGNQVEGIGNTLSTSQKEKYVDIIEWSVNGDLVTGVLISSPSYDLYAISNGV